From the genome of Streptomyces sp. NBC_01341, one region includes:
- a CDS encoding DUF6357 family protein — protein MARPYNPGPKQFVFAVGDGNDQKVSVGDPQEAYVAFSAFFRNRDSESYTIEDEPAGQSLVLMPGRGVIARIEVAGQRRSEYLEVDRPNRYLPSAMLFFENGYAGLDYFGQWFSDLADLDASPETRGAARAATITTEAAAIEEVARIWVNSGIVDPSNQYYVFFDSHGVDDDRAERAELLGLIECLGLERVDAPAEAADGEVWVRTDKRLDVECERWS, from the coding sequence ATGGCTCGCCCTTACAACCCCGGACCGAAACAGTTCGTCTTCGCTGTCGGTGATGGCAACGACCAGAAGGTGTCCGTAGGCGACCCTCAGGAAGCGTACGTGGCATTCTCCGCGTTCTTCCGGAATCGAGATTCCGAAAGCTACACCATCGAGGATGAACCGGCGGGCCAAAGCTTGGTGCTCATGCCCGGTCGAGGTGTGATCGCCCGGATCGAGGTGGCGGGCCAACGCCGGTCCGAATACCTCGAAGTGGACAGGCCCAACCGATACCTCCCGAGCGCCATGCTGTTCTTCGAGAACGGATATGCCGGCCTCGACTACTTCGGCCAGTGGTTCTCGGACCTCGCCGACCTCGACGCGTCACCGGAGACTCGCGGCGCTGCCCGAGCCGCCACGATCACGACCGAAGCCGCAGCAATCGAAGAGGTCGCCCGGATCTGGGTGAATTCAGGCATCGTAGATCCGAGCAATCAGTACTACGTCTTCTTCGACTCGCACGGCGTCGACGATGACCGGGCTGAACGAGCCGAACTGCTCGGGCTGATCGAATGCCTCGGTCTCGAACGAGTCGACGCCCCGGCTGAGGCCGCGGATGGCGAAGTCTGGGTGCGCACCGACAAGCGTCTCGACGTCGAATGTGAACGGTGGTCATGA
- a CDS encoding FAD-dependent oxidoreductase, translated as MRELDVVVIGAGQAGLSAAYHLRRSGLEPGRDFAVLDHAPRPGGAWQFRWPSLTYGKVHGMHSLPGLELTGADGSRPSSEVIGEYFDVYERRFGLRVHRPVEVSAVREGDGGHLRVETSEGTYSTRALVNATGTWDRPFWPRYPGQDSFLGRQLHTANYPGPAEFAGLRVAVVGGGASGTQHLMEIAEVAEETFWVTRRPPVFREGPFGEDVGRAAVAMVDERVRRGLPPQSVVSVTGLPLNDAVRLARERGILDRLPMFERITPDGLAWSDGRSAQADVILWATGFRAAVGHLAPLKLREPGGGIRVEETRAVRDPRVHLVGYGPSASTIGANRAGRAAARSVTRLLVGVPALG; from the coding sequence ATCCGCGAACTGGATGTGGTCGTCATCGGCGCCGGTCAGGCGGGGCTGTCCGCCGCGTATCACCTGCGCCGCAGCGGACTCGAGCCCGGCCGGGACTTCGCGGTGCTCGACCATGCCCCGCGCCCCGGCGGTGCGTGGCAGTTCCGCTGGCCCTCGCTCACCTACGGCAAGGTGCACGGCATGCACTCACTGCCGGGCCTGGAGCTCACCGGCGCCGACGGGAGCCGGCCTTCGTCCGAGGTCATCGGCGAGTACTTCGACGTGTACGAGCGGCGGTTCGGCCTGCGGGTGCACCGGCCCGTCGAGGTGAGCGCCGTACGCGAGGGTGACGGCGGACATCTGCGGGTCGAGACCTCCGAAGGCACGTACTCCACGCGCGCACTGGTCAATGCCACCGGCACGTGGGACCGTCCGTTCTGGCCGCGCTATCCGGGCCAGGACTCCTTCCTCGGCCGGCAGCTGCACACCGCGAACTATCCGGGGCCCGCCGAGTTCGCCGGCCTGCGGGTCGCGGTGGTCGGCGGCGGCGCGTCGGGTACGCAGCATCTGATGGAGATCGCCGAGGTGGCCGAGGAAACGTTCTGGGTGACCCGTCGGCCCCCGGTGTTCCGGGAAGGACCCTTCGGCGAGGATGTGGGCCGGGCCGCCGTGGCCATGGTGGACGAGCGCGTACGCCGGGGACTTCCGCCGCAGAGCGTGGTCAGCGTGACGGGTCTGCCGCTCAACGATGCCGTACGGCTCGCTCGCGAGCGGGGGATCCTGGACCGCCTCCCGATGTTCGAGCGGATCACCCCGGATGGGCTCGCCTGGTCCGACGGCCGGTCCGCGCAGGCCGACGTGATCCTCTGGGCGACCGGCTTCCGCGCCGCCGTCGGCCATCTGGCGCCACTGAAGCTCCGCGAGCCCGGCGGCGGCATCCGCGTCGAGGAGACGCGGGCCGTACGGGATCCACGCGTCCATCTCGTCGGCTACGGCCCGTCCGCCAGCACCATCGGCGCCAATCGGGCCGGGCGGGCGGCAGCCCGCTCGGTCACCCGGCTGCTGGTCGGCGTTCCGGCCCTGGGCTGA
- a CDS encoding ABC transporter substrate-binding protein → MRIRNRWVVLLFLAGLSPIYLTGCGTFSSEPTITVGMSEDILATDPASGYDPGSWLLFNNVFQTLLSFPYGGMEPQPEAAEECSFRDKRAQVYECTLRDNLEFSNGDSLTVEDVKFSFDRILKINDEAGPAVMFQTLDSVEALDEKTVAFHLKSPDATFPSKIASAAGSIVDRHQYEINGLRKDGDAVGSGPYVLDSFGKGEAKFSVNENYKGSYKAKNSGVTLKFFHSDQNGLKEAVVEGKVDIAYRGLTARDIDRIGQEDDSKGIEVIEGSSAEVQHLVFNMDDPVVGKIGVRKAIARLLDRDALIQQVYQDTAIPLYSIIPAGVTGHHTAFFDTYGAHPSKSAAAAALSTEGFTSKVKLTLWSTPSRYGPATDQELRVIAAQLNASGLFRVDVQSVPFDRYQKDVAAGKYGVYVKGWVPDYPDPDNFTAPFFGEGNVLGNNYSNRTINEALIPSTAGEIDRSTTDEAFERLQDIVADQVPILPVWQGKQYGVVRDGVHGLGYCLDVSTVFRFWELYKN, encoded by the coding sequence GTGAGAATTCGTAACCGATGGGTGGTTTTACTTTTTCTCGCAGGTCTTTCTCCCATTTATTTGACCGGATGCGGAACTTTTTCAAGCGAGCCAACGATAACTGTCGGAATGTCGGAGGACATTCTGGCCACAGATCCGGCCTCAGGTTACGACCCGGGCTCCTGGCTTTTGTTCAACAATGTCTTCCAGACGCTTCTCAGTTTCCCCTACGGTGGCATGGAGCCGCAACCAGAGGCCGCCGAGGAGTGCTCCTTCAGGGACAAGCGCGCTCAGGTATACGAATGCACCCTCAGGGACAACCTCGAGTTCAGCAATGGCGACTCGCTCACTGTCGAGGATGTCAAGTTCTCTTTTGATCGAATACTCAAGATCAATGACGAGGCCGGCCCCGCAGTCATGTTCCAGACGCTTGACTCGGTCGAAGCGTTGGACGAGAAAACCGTCGCCTTCCACCTCAAATCCCCTGACGCCACTTTCCCCAGCAAGATTGCTTCCGCCGCCGGATCCATTGTCGACCGCCACCAGTATGAGATCAACGGCCTCCGCAAAGACGGTGACGCTGTCGGCTCAGGCCCCTACGTGCTGGACTCCTTCGGAAAAGGCGAAGCTAAGTTCTCGGTGAACGAGAACTACAAGGGCAGCTACAAGGCAAAGAACTCCGGTGTCACGCTGAAGTTTTTTCATTCCGACCAGAATGGGCTGAAGGAAGCCGTGGTCGAAGGAAAGGTCGACATCGCCTACCGTGGCCTGACCGCGCGCGACATCGACCGTATCGGTCAGGAGGACGACAGCAAGGGCATTGAGGTCATAGAGGGCAGTAGCGCCGAGGTGCAGCACCTGGTCTTCAACATGGACGACCCCGTAGTCGGGAAAATCGGTGTACGCAAGGCCATCGCTCGCCTGCTCGACCGGGACGCCCTCATCCAACAGGTCTACCAGGACACCGCGATCCCGCTGTACTCGATCATCCCCGCAGGCGTCACCGGTCACCATACGGCCTTCTTCGACACCTACGGCGCCCACCCGTCCAAGAGCGCAGCCGCCGCAGCGCTGAGCACCGAAGGCTTTACGAGTAAGGTCAAGCTGACTCTCTGGTCGACTCCGTCCCGTTACGGTCCGGCAACTGACCAGGAATTGAGGGTGATTGCCGCCCAGCTCAATGCCAGCGGGCTGTTCAGGGTGGACGTGCAGTCCGTCCCCTTTGACCGCTACCAGAAGGATGTCGCTGCGGGGAAGTACGGCGTCTACGTCAAGGGGTGGGTACCGGACTACCCGGATCCCGACAACTTCACCGCGCCCTTTTTCGGTGAGGGCAACGTGTTGGGCAACAATTACTCGAACCGGACCATCAACGAGGCCCTGATCCCGAGCACTGCCGGTGAGATCGACCGCAGCACCACCGACGAAGCATTCGAGCGCCTCCAGGACATTGTCGCTGATCAAGTACCGATCCTGCCCGTGTGGCAGGGCAAGCAGTACGGAGTTGTTCGCGACGGCGTTCATGGCCTCGGCTACTGCCTGGATGTCTCAACCGTGTTCAGGTTCTGGGAGCTCTACAAGAACTGA
- a CDS encoding secondary thiamine-phosphate synthase enzyme YjbQ, which yields MSDTFATHVLSVTTGRSETVTDLTEDCAQFLARSAPGRDGLLNIFVPHATAGIAILETGAGSDDDLLAALQDLLPADDRWRHRHGSPGHGRDHVLPALVPPHATLPVIGGQLELGTWQSVCLVDTNISNYNRQVRLSFFG from the coding sequence ATGTCCGACACCTTTGCCACACACGTGCTCAGCGTCACCACGGGACGGTCCGAAACGGTCACGGACCTGACGGAGGACTGTGCCCAGTTCCTCGCCCGCTCGGCTCCCGGCCGGGACGGCCTGCTCAACATCTTCGTGCCCCACGCCACTGCCGGGATCGCGATTCTGGAGACGGGCGCCGGCAGCGACGACGACCTCCTCGCCGCTCTGCAGGACCTGCTCCCGGCCGACGACCGCTGGCGCCACCGCCACGGCAGCCCGGGACACGGCCGCGACCACGTGCTCCCCGCCCTGGTGCCACCGCATGCGACCCTGCCGGTGATCGGCGGACAACTGGAGCTCGGGACGTGGCAGTCCGTGTGCCTGGTGGATACCAACATCTCTAATTACAACCGTCAGGTGCGGTTGAGCTTCTTCGGCTAG
- a CDS encoding DUF6357 family protein — MRDIVFTRRSGWIPNVIREDGELKLMLGAGADANHAPRTFMFSIEEAHLAVIREDLARHLLLWSAVLPLCDAAGTRGRLDEGAAVALLDPILLSSRADVDALFRRVPWDRGRLIAHGADIDLLERGQVCAAMGTATETSNGKRAQEYHANRRRAERGTELGPLDTAILRFTGQYLHGATVPRRLPDAVDPAVLPEVIRVIATAEQACAGMRIGRDPRRGKRATDKRDWDRMATTVDAAVRRAHPELVDEAVHTVSFLMCSEAAGRSRNTPLEDDEEAAGDRADFGESARKTILSFTDDKGVEKRWVQDDPRTATAEFWEFVGDRSAADNEVFTIEDDEMGEGIQLHFYADSVARVTTVREGEGGSDPEYRVEYSLVDGISGYRKLVSAFVRGGCASLEQHGTWISDNAEFERARRRRDAT, encoded by the coding sequence ATGAGAGACATCGTTTTCACGCGCAGGAGCGGCTGGATCCCGAACGTGATCCGGGAGGACGGTGAGCTGAAACTGATGCTCGGTGCCGGGGCCGACGCCAACCACGCACCTCGCACATTCATGTTCTCGATCGAGGAAGCCCATCTTGCGGTGATCCGGGAGGACCTGGCCAGACACCTGCTGCTGTGGAGTGCGGTTCTTCCGCTGTGCGACGCCGCCGGAACCCGGGGCCGACTCGACGAGGGCGCTGCCGTCGCACTCCTGGACCCGATCCTCCTTTCCTCGCGTGCTGACGTCGACGCTCTCTTCCGACGCGTTCCGTGGGACAGGGGTCGGCTCATCGCCCATGGAGCAGACATCGATCTGCTCGAGCGCGGTCAGGTCTGCGCGGCGATGGGCACGGCGACAGAGACGTCCAACGGGAAACGGGCTCAGGAGTACCACGCGAACCGCCGTCGCGCCGAGCGCGGAACGGAACTCGGCCCACTCGACACCGCGATACTGAGGTTCACGGGCCAGTACCTGCACGGCGCGACGGTTCCGAGGCGGCTGCCTGATGCCGTCGACCCCGCGGTGCTGCCCGAGGTCATACGTGTGATCGCCACCGCGGAGCAGGCATGCGCCGGGATGCGGATCGGCCGCGATCCGCGTCGGGGAAAGCGTGCAACGGACAAGCGTGACTGGGACCGGATGGCGACGACGGTCGACGCGGCCGTGCGCCGTGCACACCCTGAGCTCGTCGATGAGGCGGTGCACACCGTGAGCTTCCTGATGTGCTCGGAGGCAGCGGGCCGCTCCAGGAACACACCCCTGGAGGACGACGAGGAGGCTGCTGGCGACCGCGCCGACTTCGGCGAGAGTGCGAGGAAGACGATCCTGTCGTTCACCGACGACAAGGGCGTCGAGAAGAGGTGGGTCCAGGACGATCCCCGCACCGCGACCGCGGAGTTCTGGGAGTTCGTCGGCGATCGCTCTGCCGCGGACAACGAGGTGTTCACCATCGAGGACGACGAAATGGGTGAGGGAATCCAGCTCCACTTCTACGCGGACTCCGTCGCCCGGGTCACGACGGTGCGCGAGGGTGAAGGCGGGTCGGATCCGGAGTACCGGGTCGAGTACAGCCTGGTCGACGGGATCAGCGGGTACCGGAAGCTGGTGAGTGCCTTCGTCCGCGGGGGCTGCGCCTCGCTCGAACAGCACGGCACTTGGATATCGGACAACGCTGAGTTCGAGCGCGCGCGCCGACGACGCGACGCCACGTAG